From Bacteroidia bacterium, the proteins below share one genomic window:
- a CDS encoding T9SS type A sorting domain-containing protein: MQLVLPCGLISELVVYSPNGQVILSQKVKALSASINTVDMPEGIYLVQVKTKDGVVLRKFSIVR, from the coding sequence GTGCAATTAGTACTCCCATGCGGTTTGATATCTGAGCTTGTGGTTTACAGCCCCAATGGGCAAGTAATTTTGAGCCAAAAGGTGAAGGCTCTCTCTGCAAGTATCAATACCGTTGATATGCCTGAAGGTATTTACCTTGTCCAAGTAAAAACAAAAGACGGAGTTGTGTTGAGGAAGTTTAGCATCGTGAGATAG